The DNA region ACGTCTTGATAAATCAGGTAACCAAATTCGCTATTGGCATTGCCTTTTTTGTATTGCGAAACCTCGGCACGGTTTTGAAAACTCCAGATATCATTTAGCTGCCAGCCAACTTCTACGCGGTAATTTTCCTTTTTTACATCATCAAGAAAGTTTATTGGCACATTTAAATCGGTGTTTTGTTGTTTGTTCTCGGTTCTGAATCGTGCTAACACCTTAAATGTTTTGGTAGGGGTATAAACGGCCTGACCTAAAACTTCGTAGCCTTTTGATGGCGCATCAACCCTGTATTTTAACCACGGAAAACGGAAATAATCGCCGTAAAAAGAAAACGACCAACGCTTGTTGGGTATAATATTTAAACCGGCGTACAAACCTTTTTCGTTTACCGCCTCGCTGGCCTCTGCTAATGCCTGATTAAAAAAACTATGGTAATTTCTGGCATAATTTCTATAGGTTAGGGCTGCCGAAACCGTGGGCGATAAGCTAATTAACGCACCATTTACATAGGCGAAGCCACTGTTCAGGCTTTTTCCGGCCTCACCAAAAAAGTAAACGTTTTTGTAGGTGTAGTTATAGTATGCGCCTAAATTAGTTAGCGAGCTTCCCGTAAAGCTAAACTGATCGTACACGGCTTTCTGCGGTATAAAGCTGTTGCCATACTTACTGTGGTAGGCAATAGTGCCAATAACAAGATCGTTTTTGGTGTATTGAATGGTTGCGCCCAGCACCTGTTGGCTCAGCGAATTTTTATTTTCAATTTCGGATGGTGTTCGATGATAACCCGCCTGACTGACCGTAGCCTGTACTAAATTTCCATTTATATCCAACGCCTGGCTGGTATCTAATTTTCTGAAAGAAACGAAAGGCGTGATGTCGATATCCTTAAATAAGTTGACAGTGGCCGAAATGCCTCTTAAGAAAGAATATTCGTTGGTAGATGTGTAGGGCCGTAAGCCCAAATCTTTTTTAGCTACGCTGGTAACCTCCGGCCCTTTGCCAAAGGCAAAGCCCGACCACATAGTTAAACCTTGCCCAAACTGTAAAATGTAATCGCCAATGACCAGTTTTTTTACCCGCCCCAGTTTGTAGAGCGCAATGTTGCCCGAGAAAAAATCGAACGGCTTGGCAATGAATTTCTCGCCGGCATCCTTTTCCAGCGTAACAGCAGCCGACGCAATTGTTCCAAAATGATAGCGATAACGCGTTTGAAACTTTTCTGGCGTGCCCAGATACCGATTCCCGGGCAGGTCGGTAAAACCTTTTTGCGTCTGCAATATCCGGCCGTAACGCATTAATAAGTCGTTTTCGCCAAAGTTGATCATATTCTTAAGCGTGAGTTTTGAATATTCGGTAGCGGCATTAAGCGTAACAAATGGCGACAAACTTTGAACCGTTCGAACATCAAAACCATCAATACTTTGTAATTCCAGCACATCAACAAATTGCCCGTTTTCCTTGGTATAGGCAAAAAAGTTGCTGATTTGTAACGGAGACAGGAAAACCAACAGCTTTAATTCGTCTGCCGATGTGTTGTTTAAATTAATCGGGTGTTTTTTAAACCGCATTAAAACATCAACCAATTCAGTCATGTCGTAATCGTCAGGAAGATTTTCGGCAACGCTTTCTAAAATATCTCTTAAATCATTTTCTGGTTCATTGGTTTGTGCGTCCGAAAGTAAACCCACCATCATCAATAAAATTGTTAATAGCCTAAAACGCATATCCGAGACCGATTTGAGGTGCATAGCCGAGATTGGCATCATAAGTTGTTGCCATATCTAAAAGAAGTTTTCTAAAGTTCAGCCCAAAGCCTGCATACTGCTTAAATGGTTGGCTGCTTAAACCGCCGCGTAAACTCAGCAAATCGATAATTTTATAATCGATTCCCACGCTCACATCTATGGCCCGGTGAAGTATTTTCGTGATGGTTGTTGCAATTAAAACTTTATCTGAAGCTAAATAACTGACGCCCGCTCCAAATGAACTTGCAATTTCGGAAGCAATGATTTCGCTGTTGAACTTTTGCCTCGATGGATTGCTGACAAAAGCACCGAACGTAAACTGGTTATTGAATTGATAAAGCGCTCCGACATCTATCGAAAAGCCCGTTGACGATCCGTAGTTCGCGATTTTTAACTGATGGTAATTGCCGTTTAAAGCGATAGACAGTTTATTGCCAAACTTTTTCGCGTAGGCCAAACCTACTTTGCTTTCGTTGTATTCAGAAAAGCCGTAGCGCTGAAAACTGGCGCCCATAAAATTGTTTTTAAATGGGAAAACTGCAACCAGGGCCTGGGTGCTAATTTCATTGCTGAAAAGATGTTTGATGTAGTTTATGGCAGCGGCAGGCCGATCAATTGAGGTAATTGCCGATGGATTGACCTGTAACGACCAAATATCAGTAACGGCAGCGCCATTGTTGCCCATAGCCGTTAAGCGAGGCCCTAAATTGTTTTGGGCAGGCAAATAAATCGGGGCAAAAAAAAGTAACAATACAATCCAAATTTTCATAAAAGAGCGTTAAGCCGTTAAAAAAATAGGAGTGATTGTTCTTTAATTGATCTAATATATGAAAATTAAATCCAAATTAAAAAGGTTGTGTTTAAGATATTAATTGGTTAAATTTGAAATATGGATGAATTAAATGTTGATTTCAATACGCTTGTTGATACGATGTACAGTTTGCCTTTGGAAGATAGGTTAGAGCTGAAAGAACTTCTTGAACACAATATTGCTGATTCGCGAAGAGATGAAATTACAAAGAACATCAAGGCTTCGAAAAAGGCGCTTAAAAATGGTTCGCTCAAATTTTCTTCGGATATTACTGAGTTAAAAAGAATGGTATAATGGAAGTTGCGTTCAGCGAACCTTTTAAAAAAGCATTTAAAAAGCGTGTCCTTAACAAACCTGTCGAAACCGCGTTCTGGATTAAATTAAATTATTTTACTGAAGACCCGTTTAATCCGAAATTAAAAACACATAAACTTTCAGGAAAACTCAAAGGCTCATGGAGCTTTTCTATTGAATACGATTTACGAGTAGTGTTTTATTTTACAAGTGATAAGCCCGTTAAAGCTGTGCTGGTTGATATTGGTAATCATGATGAAGTGTATTAACAACAGAACGCCTGGAGAGGCAATTAATCGAGCAGCTTCTTATATTTACAACTGTCTCAAATAAAAAAAACAACTACAGTTCCTGCGCCAAATTCACTAAAAATCCCTTTAATTTTTCCAATGAATCGATAATTTTCTGGTTCTCTTTTACGTCCGATTTATTATTTTTTAAGTACTCTTTAGCGCCTTTTAAAGTAAAGCCTTTCTCGTCGACCAAATTGAAAATAATCTTCAGATTTTCAATGTCCTCCGGAGTAAATAATCGGTTGCCCTTTTTGTTTTTCTTAGGCTGAAGAATATCGAATTCCTTTTCGTAAAAACGGATCTGCGATGCGTTTACGTTAAACATTTCAGTCACCTCGCCCATGGTATAATACATTTTATTAATGTCTCTTTCTTTATACGGCATAATTTGTGCTTGATTATGAGTGTTTTATATCGGTTAATTAAAGTATTCAAATGTAACTCGATTTTTCCTTAATAACGTAATAAAATTTTAATTTTGTTCCTCCAATATTTGAATAATGACAGCTAAAGAGATCAGACAAGCGTTCCTAAGTTTTTTCGAACAGAAACAACATCATATTGTTCCATCGGCACCAATTGTGGTTAAAAACGACCCAACCTTAATGTTTACCAACGCGGGGATGAACCAGTTTAAAGACTTGTTTTTGGGTGAGGCGGCCATTAAATATTCGAGAGTGGCCGATACACAGCGTTGCCTGCGCGTATCGGGAAAGCACAACGATTTGGAAGAGGTAGGTATCGATACCTATCACCACACCATGTTCGAAATGTTGGGCAACTGGAGCTTTGGCGATTATTTTAAGAAAGATGCAATTGCCTGGAGCTGGGAATTACTTACAGAAGTTTACAAAATTCCGAAAGATAAATTATACGTTACCTATTTCGAGGGCGATGAAAAGGAAGGCCTGGCTAAAGATCAGGAAGCTTACGATCTGTGGAAGCAATATGTTGATGAAAGCCACATTTTACCCGGAAATAAAAAAGATAACTTTTGGGAAATGGGCGATACCGGCCCATGT from Pedobacter endophyticus includes:
- a CDS encoding helix-hairpin-helix domain-containing protein, producing MRFRLLTILLMMVGLLSDAQTNEPENDLRDILESVAENLPDDYDMTELVDVLMRFKKHPINLNNTSADELKLLVFLSPLQISNFFAYTKENGQFVDVLELQSIDGFDVRTVQSLSPFVTLNAATEYSKLTLKNMINFGENDLLMRYGRILQTQKGFTDLPGNRYLGTPEKFQTRYRYHFGTIASAAVTLEKDAGEKFIAKPFDFFSGNIALYKLGRVKKLVIGDYILQFGQGLTMWSGFAFGKGPEVTSVAKKDLGLRPYTSTNEYSFLRGISATVNLFKDIDITPFVSFRKLDTSQALDINGNLVQATVSQAGYHRTPSEIENKNSLSQQVLGATIQYTKNDLVIGTIAYHSKYGNSFIPQKAVYDQFSFTGSSLTNLGAYYNYTYKNVYFFGEAGKSLNSGFAYVNGALISLSPTVSAALTYRNYARNYHSFFNQALAEASEAVNEKGLYAGLNIIPNKRWSFSFYGDYFRFPWLKYRVDAPSKGYEVLGQAVYTPTKTFKVLARFRTENKQQNTDLNVPINFLDDVKKENYRVEVGWQLNDIWSFQNRAEVSQYKKGNANSEFGYLIYQDVAFSPMFSKITGNLRIAYFDTPSYNSRIYAYEDDVLYSFAFGVYSGKGFRNYINLKYSITKKLNVWARYAMFIYQNVKTVGNYLDEIQGNKKSEVKIQLRYQF
- a CDS encoding type II toxin-antitoxin system RelE/ParE family toxin produces the protein MEVAFSEPFKKAFKKRVLNKPVETAFWIKLNYFTEDPFNPKLKTHKLSGKLKGSWSFSIEYDLRVVFYFTSDKPVKAVLVDIGNHDEVY
- a CDS encoding MerR family transcriptional regulator is translated as MPYKERDINKMYYTMGEVTEMFNVNASQIRFYEKEFDILQPKKNKKGNRLFTPEDIENLKIIFNLVDEKGFTLKGAKEYLKNNKSDVKENQKIIDSLEKLKGFLVNLAQEL